CGCCCGCCCGGGCGGGCACCCGGTGCATGGTCTGCTCGCCGACGAACACGCCGCGATCGTGGCGGTGTTCGACCAGTGGGCCGACATCGACCGCTCGCACCGCAAACTGGCTCACCGCGGCTCCTATACCGGCCAGTTTTGGGCGTCACCATCGACGGTGCGCCGCGTTTTGGCGTTATCCGGCAAGCGTTTCCGCCCCCCGCGCGGCGGCGGCGCCGGCGCGAAGCGGCCGGTACCGAACTGGGTGTCGTGGCAGCCAAACAGAATCTGGATTTACGACACGACGCACTTCACCCGCGCGCAGATGGCGTGTGTGGCTGTGCTCGACGTCGTGTCCAGGAAATGGATCGCCACCGTGGTCTCTGCCGAAGAAACCTCGGTGCAGGTGAAGCTGTGCTTCGAACGGGCCCTGGCCGCTGAAGGCCTGGACCTCGTCTTGGACCAACGCGCCGCTGAGAGGGCCGCCGGGGTGCACGGACCCCACCTGCCGATCCTGCTGGCCATGAGCGATAACGGCCCCCAGATGACCTCGGGCGACACCGCGCAGTTCATGGCCGTCAGCGCGATCGCCCAGCATTTCGGGCGACCCGGCACCCCCACCGACCAGGCCTGGGTGGAGTCCCACTTCGGCCACGTCAAAGGCGAACACCCCCACCTGGCCGTGATCCGAGACCCCGCCACCTTGCGCGCTGAACTCGACGTGGTGCGCACCCACCACAACACCGTGCGACTGCACGAAGCGATCGGCTACGTCACCCCCGACGACGAACACGAAGGCCGAGGAGAAACCATCCGCCAAGCCCGCCATGACGGGATGAAACGAGCCCGACTGCGCCGGATTGCATCCCGCCAAAACGACCGCCAGAATCAAACTGCCAAGAGGCACCCCGATGGTGGTTAGACAACCAGCCGAAGAGCGACATTAAGTCAGACACGCCTCAAGTAACCGCGTGAGGTTCACACCCACGACCGTGTACTCGGGCCGCATCGCTGGACTCCACTCGTACCTGGCCATGCTCGAAGCCCCGGGGGTGGGTCAAGGGTGATGATCAGGCTAGGGCGCGGTCAACTCGTTGCCCGACCCACACCCAGGGTGCGGGCGATCTGCGGGGTACTGATCCCGTCGCTCTTCATGGCCTTGGCGGCCTTGATGCGCTCCGGTGTCATGGCAGTGGGGCGTCCACCGACGCGACCGCGTTCTTTGGCGGCGGCAGAGGCCCGCTTTGGTTCTTTCTGAAATGAGTCGCCGTTCCATGTGCGCCAGGGCGGCGAATACGTGAAACACCGAGCTCGCCGCCCGGCGGTGGTGGTGTCGATGGCCTCGGTGAGGGAGCGGAACTGGATACTCGCGGTCGGCGAGATCGGCGAGATAGTCGTGACGAGGTCGGTGAGCGACCGCCCGAGCCGGTCGACGCGCCACACGACCAGCACATCTCCAGGGTTGAGGCAGTCCAAGCACGGCTGGCAGTTGGGGTCGCTCCATGGAGGAGCCGGACGCCTTGTCCGTGAAGACGCGAACGGCTCCGGCTGACTTCAACGCGTCAAGTTGAAGATCGGGGTTCTGATCGGTGGTCGATACCCGCGCGTAGCCGATGGTGTTGGCCATGATGTTCCTCCGTTGACGCCCCGCGCGAGTGGCGACGTTGTTGAGTGGCGGGTGCCCATTGAGGCGTGTCTGACTTAATGTCGCTCTTCGGCTGGTTGTCTAACCACCATCGGGGTGCCTCTTGGCAGTTTGATTCTGGCGGTCGTTTTGGCGGGATGCAATCCGGCGCAGTCGGGCTCGTTTCATCCCGTCATGGCGGGCTTGGCGGATGGTTTCTCCTCGGCCTTCGTGTTCGTCGTCGGGGGTGACGTAGCCGATCGCTTCGTGCAGTCGCACGGTGTTGTGGTGGGTGCGCACCACGTCGAGTTCAGCGCGCAAGGTGGCGGGGTCTCGGATCACGGCCAGGTGGGGGTGTTCGCCTTTGACGTGGCCGAAGTGGGACTCCACCCAGGCCTGGTCGGTGGGGGTGCCGGGTCGCCCGAAATGCTGGGCGATCGCGCTGACGGCCATGAACTGCGCGGTGTCGCCCGAGGTCATCTGGGGGCCGTTATCGCTCATGGCCAGCAGGATCGGCAGGTGGGGTCCGTGCACCCCGGCGGCCCTCTCAGCGGCGCGTTGGTCCAAGACGAGGTCCAGGCCTTCAGCGGCCAGGGCCCGTTCGAAGCACAGCTTCACCTGCACCGAGGTTTCTTCGGCAGAGACCACGGTGGCGATCCATTTCCTGGACACGACGTCGAGCACAGCCACACACGCCATCTGCGCGCGGGTGAAGTGCGTCGTGTCGTAAATCCAGATTCTGTTTGGCTGCCACGACACCCAGTTCGGTACCGGCCGCTTCGCGCCGGCGCCGCCGCCGCGCGGGGGGCGGAAACGCTTGCCGGATAACGCCAAAACGCGGCGCACCGTCGATGGTGACGCCCAAAACTGGCCGGTATAGGAGCCGCGGTGAGCCAGTTTGCGGTGCGAGCGGTCGATGTCGGCCCACTGGTCGAACACCGCCACGATCGCGGCGTGTTCGTCGGCGAGCAGACCATGCACCGGGTGCCCGCCCGGGCGGGCGTCCGCCAGCGAACCGGCGACCGCTCGGGTGCGCCACCGCTGGTAGCGCCGGGTCGGCAGGTCCAAGTAGGTGCATGCCGCCGCCGCGGTCCAGCCCTGCCGCTGGGCCTGAGCGACCAGACCCAGCAACGCCGCTTTCGTGGCCTCAGATACCCGTGCTGGGATCGGGCCACTCAACCCCAGCTGTCTTTTCCCTCGGCCA
This portion of the Candidatus Nanopelagicales bacterium genome encodes:
- a CDS encoding DDE-type integrase/transposase/recombinase, with product MSGPIPARVSEATKAALLGLVAQAQRQGWTAAAACTYLDLPTRRYQRWRTRAVAGSLADARPGGHPVHGLLADEHAAIVAVFDQWADIDRSHRKLAHRGSYTGQFWASPSTVRRVLALSGKRFRPPRGGGAGAKRPVPNWVSWQPNRIWIYDTTHFTRAQMACVAVLDVVSRKWIATVVSAEETSVQVKLCFERALAAEGLDLVLDQRAAERAAGVHGPHLPILLAMSDNGPQMTSGDTAQFMAVSAIAQHFGRPGTPTDQAWVESHFGHVKGEHPHLAVIRDPATLRAELDVVRTHHNTVRLHEAIGYVTPDDEHEGRGETIRQARHDGMKRARLRRIASRQNDRQNQTAKRHPDGG
- a CDS encoding DDE-type integrase/transposase/recombinase translates to MSGPIPARVSEATKAALLGLVAQAQRQGWTAAAACTYLDLPTRRYQRWRTRAVAGSLADARPGGHPVHGLLADEHAAIVAVFDQWADIDRSHRKLAHRGSYTGQFWASPSTVRRVLALSGKRFRPPRGGGAGAKRPVPNWVSWQPNRIWIYDTTHFTRAQMACVAVLDVVSRKWIATVVSAEETSVQVKLCFERALAAEGLDLVLDQRAAERAAGVHGPHLPILLAMSDNGPQMTSGDTAQFMAVSAIAQHFGRPGTPTDQAWVESHFGHVKGEHPHLAVIRDPATLRAELDVVRTHHNTVRLHEAIGYVTPDDEHEGRGETIRQARHDGMKRARLRRIASRQNDRQNQTAKRHPDGG